One genomic window of Micromonospora sp. WMMD1128 includes the following:
- a CDS encoding NAD(P)H-dependent oxidoreductase, which yields MTTQETTQESPLTLAVLVGSVRQPRMGRMIADWFVDHAGRHDSLRIDLVDLAEVPLPLAYTPPGGNPASPIAGRLGAADAFVVVTPEYNHSFPAALKNAIDWHHREWVAKPVGFVSYGAGSGGIRAVEQLRLVFAELHATTTRSGVVLTAPWERLDRQGRLVADGPLERAADATLGELTWWGEALRAARRRRPYGQ from the coding sequence ATGACGACGCAAGAGACGACCCAGGAATCACCGCTCACCCTCGCCGTGCTCGTCGGAAGCGTTCGCCAGCCCCGGATGGGTCGGATGATCGCCGACTGGTTCGTCGACCACGCCGGCCGCCACGACAGCCTCCGCATCGACCTGGTCGACCTCGCCGAGGTGCCGCTTCCGCTCGCCTACACTCCGCCCGGCGGCAACCCGGCCAGCCCGATCGCCGGCCGCCTCGGCGCCGCGGACGCCTTCGTCGTGGTCACGCCCGAATACAACCACAGCTTCCCGGCGGCCCTGAAGAACGCCATCGACTGGCATCACCGGGAGTGGGTGGCCAAGCCGGTCGGGTTCGTCTCGTACGGCGCCGGCTCGGGCGGGATCCGCGCGGTCGAGCAGCTCCGGCTGGTCTTCGCCGAGCTGCACGCCACCACCACCCGCAGCGGCGTGGTGCTCACCGCGCCGTGGGAGCGCCTCGACCGGCAGGGGCGGCTGGTTGCCGACGGGCCACTGGAGCGGGCCGCCGACGCGACGCTCGGCGAGTTGACCTGGTGGGGCGAGGCGCTCCGGGCCGCCCGCCGGCGCCGCCCGTACGGTCAGTAA
- a CDS encoding MerR family transcriptional regulator, with product MLTVGEVARESGASGSAIRFYERQGLIAASRTSGNQRRFGPDAACRVRVARVAQRIGLTVGEIRDLLAALPPEPDLADWQRLHDRLTADAERRIAELHTALDDIRSGRRLCDL from the coding sequence ATGCTGACGGTGGGCGAGGTGGCCCGGGAGAGCGGTGCCAGCGGCTCCGCGATCCGCTTCTACGAGCGGCAGGGCCTGATCGCGGCCAGTCGCACCAGCGGTAACCAGCGCCGGTTCGGTCCGGACGCCGCGTGCCGGGTCCGGGTCGCCCGGGTGGCGCAGCGGATCGGCCTCACCGTCGGTGAGATCCGCGACCTGCTCGCGGCTCTGCCGCCGGAGCCGGACCTGGCCGACTGGCAACGGCTGCACGACCGGCTGACCGCCGACGCGGAACGACGGATCGCCGAGCTGCACACCGCACTCGACGACATCCGCTCCGGTCGCCGGCTCTGCGACCTGTGA
- a CDS encoding helix-turn-helix transcriptional regulator, with product MTDTADAAPEAATAPEAATAPEAATVPEVTAAPGAACAPAADERPALLTEPFDIPFPAAGIVRAVRRRADASQRELARFAGVHPTTVGRIEAGTLAPSLAMLSRIVGTAGFRLVVVDEAGTVLKPMRDRADLRDGAERRYPSHLDIVTDPEPGEWWADRYGLARPPETFYRDRAVRDALRRRSQWEVRVAKYRNVPPPKDPQRCGYRGGPPIRWRAK from the coding sequence GTGACCGACACCGCCGACGCCGCGCCTGAAGCGGCCACCGCGCCTGAAGCGGCTACCGCCCCCGAAGCGGCCACCGTGCCGGAGGTGACCGCCGCGCCGGGGGCGGCCTGCGCGCCGGCCGCAGACGAGCGGCCGGCGTTGCTCACCGAACCCTTCGACATCCCCTTCCCGGCCGCCGGGATCGTCCGTGCGGTCCGCCGCCGCGCCGACGCCAGCCAACGCGAGCTGGCCCGGTTCGCCGGGGTGCACCCGACCACCGTCGGGCGGATCGAGGCGGGCACCCTGGCACCCAGTCTCGCCATGCTGTCGCGGATCGTGGGTACGGCCGGCTTCCGGCTCGTCGTCGTCGACGAGGCCGGCACGGTGCTCAAGCCGATGCGTGACCGGGCCGACCTGCGTGACGGCGCCGAGCGGCGATATCCGTCCCACCTCGACATCGTCACCGACCCGGAGCCGGGGGAGTGGTGGGCCGACAGGTACGGGCTGGCCCGGCCGCCGGAGACGTTCTACCGCGACCGGGCCGTCCGGGACGCCCTGCGGCGCCGCAGCCAGTGGGAGGTGCGGGTGGCCAAATACCGCAACGTGCCGCCCCCGAAGGACCCGCAGCGGTGCGGATACCGCGGCGGCCCGCCGATCCGCTGGAGAGCGAAGTGA